Proteins from a genomic interval of Acidimicrobiales bacterium:
- a CDS encoding ROK family protein yields MAADRSSKRTARKQPARATTAKKKAPARTTAAKKLATLAIDVGGTGLKASVLDQSGGMEVDRVRVATSYPCPPTKLVETLRRLVEPLPGYDRVSAGFPGMVRDGRVLSAPHFITVSGPESETVPDLVEAWSGFDLAAALEAALGKPTKVVNDADLQGAAVVKGKGLELVVTLGTGVGTGLFFHGRLTPHMELAHHPLHKKEAYDEYLGNDARKRIGDKKWNKRVERAVETLDALFFYDHVYIGGGNSKRITGDLGPKVTIVDNSAGILGGIKLWDRH; encoded by the coding sequence ATGGCGGCCGACCGCAGCTCCAAGCGCACCGCCCGGAAGCAGCCCGCCCGGGCGACGACCGCCAAGAAGAAGGCGCCGGCCCGGACGACCGCGGCCAAGAAGCTGGCGACCTTGGCAATCGACGTGGGCGGCACCGGCCTCAAGGCCTCCGTCCTCGATCAGTCCGGGGGGATGGAGGTGGACCGGGTCCGGGTGGCGACCTCCTATCCCTGCCCGCCCACCAAGCTCGTCGAGACGCTACGGCGCCTTGTCGAGCCGCTGCCGGGCTACGACAGGGTGTCCGCGGGCTTCCCGGGCATGGTCCGCGACGGCCGTGTGCTGTCGGCCCCACACTTCATCACCGTGTCGGGTCCGGAGTCCGAGACGGTGCCCGATCTGGTCGAGGCGTGGAGCGGGTTCGATCTCGCTGCGGCGCTGGAGGCCGCGCTCGGCAAGCCCACCAAGGTGGTCAACGACGCCGACCTCCAGGGCGCCGCGGTGGTGAAGGGGAAGGGGCTCGAGCTGGTGGTGACCCTGGGCACCGGCGTCGGCACCGGGCTGTTCTTCCACGGCCGGCTGACGCCACATATGGAGCTCGCCCATCACCCGCTGCACAAGAAAGAGGCCTACGACGAGTACCTCGGCAACGACGCCCGGAAGCGTATCGGCGACAAGAAGTGGAACAAGCGGGTCGAGAGGGCCGTCGAGACCCTCGATGCCTTGTTCTTCTACGACCACGTCTACATCGGAGGCGGGAACTCGAAGCGCATCACCGGTGACCTGGGCCCCAAGGTCACCATCGTCGACAACTCGGCGGGCATTCTCGGAGGGATCAAGCTCTGGGACCGGCACTAG
- a CDS encoding aspartate aminotransferase family protein: protein MTFDLRATVAERRGEDFRLHSAHLNPQMVKVLRTIGFDRFYERGEGCYLFDRDGARYLDLLAGFGVFALGRSHPVLKQALHDALDADLANLVQMDCSLLSGLLAEALLDRVPAQVDRCFFTSSGAEAVEGAIKFARRATGRTRIIYCDHAFHGLTNGALSVNGGSEFREGFGPLLPGCVEVPFGDADALDAELAKGDVAAFIVEPIQGKGVHLAPDGYLARAREACSRHGALLVIDEVQTGLGRTGRFLALEHWEAQPDMITVAKALSGGYMPVGALLCRADIFDSVFDHMERAVVHSSTFGENELAMVAGLATLRVLDDERLVERADATGEAFMSALEPMVEKFELVRAVRGKGLMIGIEFGEPRSLGLRSNWRMMERLRPGLFTQMIVVPMLHRHRILTQVAGDNMNILKILPPLVAGQEEVDHFVDAFQDVVADAHRYRGLVWDFGRTVAKSALKRETV, encoded by the coding sequence ATGACGTTCGACCTGCGGGCCACGGTGGCTGAGCGAAGGGGAGAGGACTTCCGCCTGCACTCGGCGCACCTCAACCCGCAGATGGTCAAGGTGCTCCGCACCATCGGCTTCGATCGCTTCTACGAGCGGGGCGAGGGGTGTTATCTCTTCGACCGGGACGGCGCCCGCTACCTCGACCTCCTCGCCGGGTTCGGTGTCTTCGCCCTGGGAAGGTCGCATCCCGTGTTGAAGCAGGCGCTCCACGACGCCCTCGACGCCGACCTCGCCAACCTGGTGCAGATGGACTGCTCGCTGCTGTCGGGTCTGTTGGCCGAAGCGCTGCTCGACCGGGTCCCCGCTCAGGTTGACCGCTGTTTCTTCACCAGCAGCGGGGCCGAAGCGGTGGAGGGTGCCATCAAGTTCGCCCGCCGGGCGACGGGTCGAACGCGGATCATCTACTGCGACCACGCCTTCCACGGGCTGACCAACGGCGCCCTGTCGGTGAACGGGGGGAGCGAGTTTCGTGAAGGGTTCGGGCCCCTGCTGCCCGGCTGTGTCGAGGTGCCCTTCGGGGATGCCGACGCCCTGGACGCCGAGCTCGCCAAGGGTGACGTGGCCGCCTTCATCGTCGAGCCGATACAGGGAAAGGGAGTGCATCTTGCGCCCGACGGGTACCTCGCTCGGGCCCGGGAAGCGTGCTCGCGCCACGGAGCCCTGCTCGTGATCGACGAGGTGCAGACCGGCCTCGGTCGCACGGGCAGGTTCCTGGCCCTGGAGCATTGGGAGGCGCAGCCGGACATGATCACCGTGGCGAAGGCGCTCTCAGGTGGCTACATGCCCGTGGGGGCGCTCCTCTGCCGAGCTGACATCTTCGACAGCGTCTTCGATCACATGGAGCGGGCCGTCGTGCACAGCTCGACGTTCGGGGAGAACGAGCTGGCCATGGTGGCCGGTCTGGCCACGCTTCGTGTCCTCGACGACGAGCGCCTGGTGGAGCGGGCCGACGCGACCGGTGAGGCGTTCATGTCGGCGCTCGAGCCGATGGTCGAGAAGTTCGAGTTGGTGCGGGCCGTGCGCGGCAAGGGCCTGATGATCGGCATCGAGTTCGGTGAACCCCGGTCACTCGGGCTGCGATCGAACTGGCGGATGATGGAGCGGCTGAGGCCCGGCCTGTTCACGCAGATGATCGTCGTGCCGATGCTCCACCGCCACCGCATCCTCACCCAGGTGGCCGGGGACAACATGAACATCCTCAAGATCCTTCCTCCGCTGGTGGCGGGGCAGGAGGAGGTCGACCACTTCGTCGACGCGTTCCAGGACGTAGTGGCCGACGCGCATCGCTATCGCGGACTGGTGTGGGATTTCGGACGGACGGTCGCCAAGAGCGCGCTCAAGCGCGAGACGGTCTGA
- a CDS encoding thiolase family protein has protein sequence MSAADVEIAGVGIHPFGRFDAKSVTEMGVAAVRASMAEAGVGRGGFQAAFCGTAYGGVAAGHKVLDALGMTGMPIFDVEAGCASGAAALILAADAIRAGQHDTALVYGIEKMPRGIIRSSFFEPWREEAGLAATPAYFALRAQRLMHESGVTLDHLAQVVVKNRRHGVENPAAMFRRAVSAEEVLASRVVCEPLRLWMLCSPNEGAAAVVLRRSAGRSGRPVKVVAAVLRSHLPGNVLSEATPMSGRVDDSIPPPTTLAARAAYETAGLGPSDLDVVECQDTDAARELLSYEELGLCPRGDAGKTVEDGATEMDGRLPVNPSGGLLSKGEPLGASALGQVVELTLQLRGDAGPRQVQGARTGLAHTVGRGANASVVLLNR, from the coding sequence GTGAGCGCGGCCGACGTCGAGATCGCAGGTGTCGGGATCCATCCCTTCGGGCGGTTCGACGCCAAGTCGGTGACAGAGATGGGCGTGGCCGCCGTGCGGGCGAGCATGGCCGAGGCGGGCGTGGGCCGGGGCGGGTTCCAGGCCGCCTTCTGCGGGACCGCGTACGGAGGGGTGGCCGCCGGTCACAAGGTGCTCGATGCACTCGGTATGACGGGCATGCCGATCTTCGACGTGGAGGCCGGCTGCGCCAGCGGCGCCGCAGCACTGATCCTCGCGGCTGACGCGATCCGCGCCGGCCAGCACGACACCGCCCTGGTGTACGGCATCGAGAAGATGCCACGGGGCATCATCCGATCGTCGTTCTTCGAGCCCTGGCGCGAGGAGGCGGGTCTGGCGGCGACGCCCGCCTATTTCGCCCTGCGGGCCCAGCGCCTGATGCACGAGTCCGGCGTGACGCTGGACCATCTCGCCCAGGTCGTGGTGAAGAACCGCCGCCACGGGGTCGAGAACCCGGCTGCCATGTTCCGTCGAGCAGTGAGCGCCGAGGAGGTGCTTGCCTCGCGGGTCGTGTGTGAGCCGCTGCGACTGTGGATGCTGTGCTCTCCCAACGAGGGCGCGGCCGCGGTCGTGCTGCGGCGGTCGGCCGGCCGCTCCGGCCGGCCCGTCAAGGTGGTCGCGGCCGTTCTGCGATCGCACCTCCCGGGCAACGTGTTGAGCGAGGCGACGCCGATGTCAGGGCGGGTCGACGACAGCATCCCGCCCCCGACGACCCTGGCTGCTCGAGCCGCGTACGAGACAGCAGGGCTGGGTCCGTCGGATCTGGACGTCGTGGAGTGCCAGGACACCGACGCGGCTCGGGAGCTCCTCTCCTACGAGGAGCTCGGGCTCTGCCCCCGGGGTGACGCCGGCAAGACGGTCGAGGACGGGGCGACGGAGATGGACGGGCGGCTGCCGGTGAACCCGAGTGGGGGCCTCCTGTCGAAGGGCGAGCCGCTGGGCGCGTCGGCGCTGGGCCAGGTCGTCGAGCTCACACTTCAGCTGCGCGGCGACGCCGGGCCTCGCCAGGTGCAAGGGGCGAGGACGGGGCTGGCCCACACCGTCGGCCGGGGCGCCAACGC
- a CDS encoding STAS domain-containing protein: MRHHEVTEPAARVLPRFQVGTWVEESKAIVFVWGEVDCATAPRLAATLAEMTEQGRLNLVVDLSGVYFMDSTGLAVLAVAHKRLQQAGGGLVLAGPTTAVRRSLEITGLDKMMPLTDTLPKVSSALLESTRARDRVPELDEDDISQEQPDPTP, from the coding sequence GTGCGACATCACGAGGTCACGGAGCCGGCAGCGCGAGTCCTGCCCCGGTTTCAGGTCGGCACCTGGGTGGAGGAGTCCAAGGCGATCGTCTTCGTGTGGGGCGAGGTCGACTGCGCCACCGCGCCGCGGCTCGCTGCGACCTTGGCCGAGATGACCGAGCAGGGCCGGCTGAACCTCGTGGTCGATCTCAGCGGCGTCTATTTCATGGACTCGACCGGGCTGGCCGTGCTGGCCGTGGCCCACAAGAGGCTGCAGCAGGCCGGCGGCGGCCTCGTGCTGGCCGGGCCGACCACCGCGGTGCGGCGGTCCCTCGAGATCACGGGGCTCGACAAGATGATGCCGCTGACCGACACGCTCCCGAAGGTCTCGTCGGCCCTCCTGGAGTCGACCCGGGCCCGGGATCGTGTCCCGGAGCTCGACGAGGACGACATCTCGCAGGAGCAGCCCGACCCGACGCCGTAG
- the hpnA gene encoding hopanoid-associated sugar epimerase: MTSPLGDSDPVCVTGATGFIGSAIVRALAGRGCAVRAMVEPAVDQANLEKLDVEVVEADVRDGDAVRRALTGIRVVFHTAALYRFWARRPELFYEVNVGGTRNVLAAAASSGSGVVYTSTVGTIGLRADGAPADEDVVADIEHLFGSYKRSKYVAEHETLRHAAAGLPVVITHPTFPLGEGDRAPTPTGQLIVDFLNGRIPAYVHTALNVVDVDDLAAGHLLAAERGRSGRSYILGGENMELVDILGVLADHTGLPRPRGRVPALAALGAGRASELVQGRLLHRSPAIPMEAARMSTTRMVFDDSRSRRELGYTSAAAAEAIRRSADWYVAEGYVRPERLRRMSSTPGPDSQP; the protein is encoded by the coding sequence ATGACGAGCCCGCTCGGCGACTCCGACCCGGTCTGTGTCACCGGTGCCACCGGCTTCATCGGGTCGGCCATCGTCAGGGCGCTCGCGGGGCGTGGCTGTGCGGTGCGGGCGATGGTCGAGCCTGCCGTCGACCAGGCCAACCTCGAGAAGCTCGACGTCGAGGTGGTCGAGGCTGACGTGCGCGATGGCGATGCCGTTCGTCGGGCCCTCACGGGCATCCGCGTCGTGTTCCACACCGCGGCGCTCTACCGGTTCTGGGCGCGGCGGCCCGAGCTCTTCTACGAAGTCAACGTCGGCGGCACGCGCAACGTGCTGGCAGCGGCGGCGTCATCGGGGTCCGGGGTTGTCTACACCAGCACTGTGGGCACGATCGGGCTGCGAGCAGACGGAGCGCCAGCCGACGAGGATGTCGTGGCCGACATCGAGCACCTGTTCGGCAGCTACAAGCGGTCGAAGTACGTCGCCGAGCACGAGACCCTGCGCCATGCTGCTGCCGGCCTACCTGTCGTCATCACCCATCCGACCTTCCCCCTCGGCGAGGGCGATCGGGCGCCGACCCCAACGGGCCAGCTGATCGTGGACTTCCTGAACGGCCGCATTCCCGCCTACGTGCACACGGCGCTCAACGTTGTCGACGTCGACGATCTCGCCGCGGGCCACCTCCTGGCGGCGGAGCGGGGCCGGTCGGGACGCAGCTACATCCTCGGCGGCGAGAACATGGAGCTGGTCGACATCCTGGGCGTGCTGGCCGACCACACCGGCCTGCCCCGGCCTCGGGGGAGGGTTCCCGCCCTGGCTGCCCTCGGCGCCGGGCGCGCCAGCGAGCTGGTCCAGGGTCGGCTGCTCCATCGGTCGCCGGCGATCCCGATGGAAGCGGCGCGCATGTCCACCACCCGGATGGTCTTCGACGACTCGCGGTCCCGCCGGGAGCTGGGCTATACCAGCGCTGCAGCCGCGGAGGCCATCCGCCGGTCCGCCGACTGGTACGTGGCCGAGGGCTACGTCCGACCCGAGCGCCTTCGGCGCATGTCATCGACCCCGGGCCCGGACAGCCAGCCCTAA
- the gnd gene encoding decarboxylating 6-phosphogluconate dehydrogenase produces MQLGMIGLGRMGANLVRRLMRGGQECVVYDRNPPKVKDLDEAGATGSSSLDDLVAKMAPPRAAWVMVPAAGTGKMVSDLAEKMDPGDIIIDGGNSYYRDDIDRAKTLGAKGIHYVDVGTSGGVFGLERGFCLMIGGEAEVVRHLDPIFATIAPGAGSIERTPGRTGKHSTSENGYLHCGPNGAGHFVKMVHNGIEYGIMAAYAEGLAVLRRANIGDDKEVSDAETTPLRDPQYYRYDIDTTEVAEVWRRGSVVASWLLDLTASALRADPALSSFTGRVSDSGEGRWTSMAAIDEGVPAHVLTTALYERFSSRGEGDFADRILSAMRKEFGGHDERSG; encoded by the coding sequence ATGCAGCTCGGAATGATCGGCCTCGGCCGCATGGGGGCCAACCTCGTGCGCAGGCTCATGCGGGGCGGCCAGGAGTGCGTGGTCTATGACCGCAATCCGCCGAAGGTGAAGGATCTCGACGAAGCGGGCGCAACGGGAAGCTCCTCCCTCGACGATCTGGTCGCCAAGATGGCACCCCCCCGAGCGGCGTGGGTCATGGTGCCCGCTGCCGGCACGGGCAAGATGGTGTCGGATCTGGCCGAGAAGATGGACCCGGGGGACATCATCATCGACGGCGGCAACTCCTACTATCGCGACGACATCGACCGGGCCAAGACCCTCGGGGCCAAAGGCATCCACTACGTGGACGTAGGCACGAGCGGCGGCGTGTTCGGGCTGGAGCGCGGTTTCTGCCTCATGATCGGCGGCGAGGCCGAGGTGGTCCGCCACCTCGATCCGATCTTCGCCACCATCGCTCCGGGGGCGGGCTCGATCGAGCGGACACCCGGGCGCACGGGGAAGCACTCCACCTCTGAGAACGGCTACCTCCACTGCGGGCCGAACGGCGCCGGCCACTTTGTCAAGATGGTCCACAACGGCATCGAGTACGGGATCATGGCCGCCTACGCCGAGGGCCTCGCCGTCCTTCGTCGCGCCAACATCGGCGACGACAAGGAGGTCTCGGACGCCGAGACCACGCCTCTGCGGGATCCTCAGTACTACCGCTACGACATCGACACCACCGAAGTGGCCGAGGTGTGGCGCCGGGGGAGCGTGGTGGCGTCGTGGCTCCTGGATCTGACCGCCTCCGCCCTGCGTGCCGACCCGGCCTTGTCGAGCTTCACCGGTCGGGTGTCCGACTCGGGAGAAGGGCGCTGGACGTCCATGGCTGCGATCGACGAGGGCGTCCCCGCTCACGTCCTCACCACCGCGTTGTACGAACGCTTCAGCTCGAGGGGCGAGGGCGACTTCGCCGACCGGATACTGTCGGCCATGCGCAAGGAGTTCGGAGGACACGACGAGCGATCCGGCTGA
- a CDS encoding OB-fold domain-containing protein, with translation MRDGLFTMATDGSARLLGGWCGTCGERHFPSTASCPYCSAEDVTEAPLSPTGTLWSWTAVTAPPPGYGGEVPFGFGVVELPERIRVITRITEADPARLRRGQVMRLEIVPLHRGEDDRPVVTYAFGPDER, from the coding sequence GTGCGGGACGGCCTGTTCACGATGGCGACGGATGGCTCTGCCCGCCTGCTCGGAGGATGGTGCGGTACCTGCGGTGAGCGCCACTTTCCGTCGACCGCTTCCTGCCCCTACTGCTCGGCGGAGGACGTCACGGAGGCTCCGCTGTCGCCGACGGGCACGCTGTGGTCCTGGACGGCTGTGACGGCCCCGCCGCCCGGCTATGGCGGCGAGGTCCCGTTCGGCTTCGGCGTGGTGGAGCTCCCTGAGCGGATCCGGGTCATCACCCGGATCACCGAGGCCGACCCGGCGCGCCTGCGCCGGGGCCAGGTCATGCGACTCGAGATCGTCCCCCTCCACCGCGGTGAGGACGATCGGCCCGTGGTCACCTACGCGTTCGGGCCCGACGAGCGGTGA
- the dtd gene encoding D-aminoacyl-tRNA deacylase: MRALVQRVRRARVVVGTEVLGEIGPGLCVLVGVTHSDDEATARRLAEKVWYLRILGTDGQMDRSLADIGGSVLVVSQFTLYGDVSRGRRPSWAGAAPADRAEPLVTAFGQALVGLGANVETGTFGAMMDVELVNHGPVTMLLEVEGCG; this comes from the coding sequence ATGCGAGCGCTGGTGCAGCGGGTCCGCCGGGCCCGGGTCGTCGTGGGAACCGAGGTCTTGGGGGAGATCGGTCCAGGACTGTGTGTGCTGGTGGGTGTCACCCACTCCGATGACGAAGCCACGGCCCGCCGACTGGCCGAGAAGGTCTGGTATCTGCGTATCCTCGGAACTGACGGGCAGATGGACCGGTCACTGGCCGACATCGGCGGTTCAGTGCTAGTGGTCAGCCAGTTCACGCTGTACGGCGACGTGTCTCGCGGACGACGACCGTCCTGGGCCGGTGCCGCACCCGCAGATCGGGCCGAACCGCTGGTGACCGCCTTCGGCCAGGCCCTCGTGGGTCTGGGGGCGAACGTGGAGACGGGCACGTTCGGCGCCATGATGGATGTCGAGCTCGTCAACCACGGTCCGGTGACGATGTTGCTCGAAGTGGAGGGTTGCGGATGA